The Dioscorea cayenensis subsp. rotundata cultivar TDr96_F1 chromosome 19, TDr96_F1_v2_PseudoChromosome.rev07_lg8_w22 25.fasta, whole genome shotgun sequence genome includes a window with the following:
- the LOC120283647 gene encoding cytochrome P450 81Q32-like, translating to MNQESKKEYIVQTMNTIIFTTIILIILIKLLIFSKTQNKNKIKKPPSPTSLPILGHLHLLINNKQPLYKTLTQLSINHGPIMLLRFGFRHVLIVSSFSAATECFTNLDIIFANRPKLPTEGHLTYNHTTLGTSSYGPHWRNIRRIVAVHLFSSAKLNSSSIIRASETHALVRRLFKGGSEFKRVNIRTVLHEIVLNVMMMLVAGKRYYVDEGVGADVDEVKWFEEMVEETFKLSGMSNVRDFLPELLRVVDVHGVEKKLARLEKMWDEYLQRLIDELRGKLGNGNHDNESIIRMTLIGTLLSMQEDEDPDYYTDNLIKAQVLSLLSAGTDTSSATIEWGLSLLVNHPQVLKKVQDEIDELVGHDRLIKEFDIPNLPYLHCIVLEILRLYPAAPLLLPHESSQECKVFGFDIPRGTILVVNAYAMHRDPEIWEDALVFKPERFLGGEEKVKKMMPFGMGRRRSPGEGLSFRLVELVLGALVQCFEWERVEDEEVSMEGGAGLDMHKAMALELMCKPRPDLIAVISGL from the exons ATGaaccaagaaagcaagaaagagtACATAGTTCAAACCATGAATACAATAATCTTCACAACCATAAtactcatcatcctcatcaaacttctcatcttctccaaaactcaaaacaagaacaagattaAGAAACCACCAAGTCCCACTTCACTCCCAATACTTGGTCACCTCCATCTCCtcataaacaacaaacaaccaCTCTACAAAACTCTCACTCAACTCTCCATCAACCATGGCCCCATCATGCTCCTCCGTTTTGGCTTTCGGCATGTTCTCATCGTCTCGTCGTTCTCTGCTGCAACTGAGTGCTTCACCAACCTCGACATCATATTTGCAAACCGTCCCAAACTCCCCACCGAAGGTCATCTAACATACAATCACACCACTCTCGGCACCTCTTCTTATGGTCCTCACTGGCGTAACATCCGCCGCATCGTCGCCGTCCATCTCTTCTCTTCAGCGAAGCTCAACTCATCATCCATCATCCGTGCTTCAGAGACACATGCACTTGTCCGGCGCTTGTTCAAAGGTGGCAGTGAGTTCAAGAGAGTGAATATCAGGACAGTGTTGCATGAGATTGTGTTGaatgtgatgatgatgttggTGGCCGGAAAGAGGTATTATGTGGATGAAGGAGTAGGTGCGGATGTGGATGAAGTCAAGTGGTTTGAGGAGATGGTGGAGGAGACGTTCAAGCTTAGTGGGATGTCAAATGTCAGGGATTTCTTACCGGAGTTGTTGAGGGTCGTGGATGTGCATGGAGTGGAGAAGAAGTTGGCGAGGTTGGAGAAGATGTGGGATGAGTACTTGCAGAGGTTGATAGATGAGTTGAGAGGCAAACTTGGCAATGGAAATCATGATAATGAGTCCATTATTAGAATGACGCTTATTGGTACTTTGCTATCAATGCAAGAAGATGAAGACCCAGATTATTACACTGATAATCTCATCAAAGCACAAGTcctg AGTCTTTTATCTGCTGGAACGGATACATCATCCGCGACGATAGAATGGGGATTGTCACTGCTAGTAAACCATCCTCAAGTTTTGAAAAAGGTTCAAGATGAGATTGATGAACTTGTAGGACATGACAGACTAATCAAAGAGTTTGATATCCCTAACCTTCCTTACCTTCATTGCATTGTGCTTGAAATTCTTAGGCTTTATCCTGCAGCACCATTACTTCTCCCTCATGAATCATCTCAAGAATGCAAGGTCTTCGGCTTCGACATCCCTCGTGGGACGATACTAGTGGTGAATGCTTATGCTATGCATAGAGACCCGGAGATATGGGAAGATGCATTGGTGTTTAAGCCTGAGAGATTTTTAGGTGGAGAGGAGAaagtgaagaagatgatgccTTTTGGGATGGGGAGAAGGAGGTCTCCTGGTGAAGGACTTAGTTTTAGGCTTGTTGAGTTGGTGCTTGGGGCTCTAGTGCAGTGTTTTGAGTGGGAGAGAGTTGAGGATGAGGAGGTGAGCATGGAGGGAGGAGCTGGTTTGGATATGCATAAGGCTATGGCACTTGAGCTTATGTGCAAACCTCGTCCAGATTTGATTGCTGTTATCTCTGGACTTTAA